The region GGGCGTGAGGCGTTCCTCAGACTCGCCAGCACGGCGGATGTCGTGATCGAGAACTTCCGGCCGGGCACCCTCGAGCGCTGGGGTCTCGACTACGAGACCCTGTCGGCGCAGAACCCGGGCCTGGTGCTGGCACGCGTGACCGGGTTCGGCCAGATCGGACCGTATCGCTCGCGCCCCGGTTTCGGAACCCTGGCTGAGGCGATGAGCGGCTTCGCAGCGGCGACCGGAGAACCGGACGGCCCGCCCACGCTGCCCCCGTTCGGACTGGCCGACGGCATCGCATCGCTGGCGACCGCGTACGCGGTGATGGTGGCCCTTCACTCGCGGGCGGCGTCGGGCGTCGGGCAGGTCGTCGACGTCGCGATCATCGAGCCGATCCTCGCGATGCTCGGTCCGCAGATCACCCGGTGGGACCAGCTGCAGACGGCGCAGCCGCGCACGGGCAATCGCTCCATGAACAACTCCCCGCGCAACGCGTACCGCACCGCTGAGGGGTCATGGGTCGCGGTCTCGGCGAGCGCGCTCTCGATCGCACAGCGCGTCGTGACGCTCGTCGGCCGGCCGGACCTCGCAGATGAGCCGTGGTTCGCGACGGGAGCGTCGCGCGCCGAGCACGCCGACGAGATCGACGAGGCCGTCGGGTCGTGGATCGCCA is a window of Microbacterium esteraromaticum DNA encoding:
- a CDS encoding CaiB/BaiF CoA transferase family protein; protein product: MTTPLTGLRVIDASTLFAGPMAAMHLGDMGAEVIKVEHPTRPDPARGHGPSKDGQNLWWKTLGRNKRTVAIDLHTAGGREAFLRLASTADVVIENFRPGTLERWGLDYETLSAQNPGLVLARVTGFGQIGPYRSRPGFGTLAEAMSGFAAATGEPDGPPTLPPFGLADGIASLATAYAVMVALHSRAASGVGQVVDVAIIEPILAMLGPQITRWDQLQTAQPRTGNRSMNNSPRNAYRTAEGSWVAVSASALSIAQRVVTLVGRPDLADEPWFATGASRAEHADEIDEAVGSWIARHTRDEVISAFEEAQAAVAPVYEPADIVADPQFTALGTIHRIHDADLGEMAMQGPLFRLSRDEADIAFTGRAHGADTDEVLSELGFADEDIARLREDGSVA